ACCATTCTATGTATATTCATGCACACCTACATTACTCCAACCGCTATTGTGCACGTACCTAGATCCTCTCCAGTGCAATTAGGTGCCTAGGGCACATCCAATGGTTGAGATCACCCGAACACGCATCCCAACACATGGATGTACACTCTAATAGACTCTCAAATGTCAGATGAAAACTGAACACCCTATCGTGCCAAAGAGGATCAAATTCCATCATTGTGCACTTTTCATAACCTTAAATTTTTCAATCCTCATATTTAGCATTTTTTgacaaatacttttttttttcttctttcttttgttacTAGATAAACTTTGCTATGAGTAAAATTTTAGGGCCTTAAGCAGTTAGGCCTACCTGCCTATAAAATTTAGGAATTTTGGCTGCCTTGATAAGCTTATAAAAGGCTAATTCTtcttgacacccctacctaatATCTTTTTCTCTTGTACCAACACTTTCCTAATTTCCACCAAACAAAATCCTATTCTGTTTGTAATCCACATTGTGGACAACCCTTTTCCTTCTTAGTTGTTCTGCACCACATATAGTTATTCATTTGCAACCAAACACCATCattatttttctcataaaaatgtttttatttctCCACCTATGATTAAAGAAAAATCACAACATAATGAATAAACacttaaaaaattcaattacaTATAGAAATTTTTAGTCTTCCATTAATCATTTTTTCATACACCAACAAagtattaaaataaagaaacggAAACATAGTAGATTTAATTGAAATACGAAAGTGGTGGACTTGATCCCATCACTAAAGCATAGATTAAAAGATTTATGAATTTAAGTGTGCCCAAATCAAGGCTTGACCCTAAATAAATTGGCTTCACTAAATTAAAACGGGTTGGCTAATCACCATCCACCCTCACTTTCAAATTTCCTAATACAATGAAAACCACTTAAACTATATATGCACATACAACTCAAACTTAATTAAGTCTCATCGTAACTAAATGAGGTCTTTTACATAGATTCTCTCTCCAATCAACTCTCAACTGATGTTTTCTTCAGTTGTTGCGGAATCAATCTTTATAGAATGTTCTTGGACCTCCTTGTCTTTGTTCTCATCACATTGATCACAAATTGAATCCAACATTGTCACCACCTCCCCCATGGAAGGCCTCTCCCTTGACATCTCACTTCCACACAAGCATGCAATCCTTAGGAACTCCTTAACCTCTTCCACCTTCAACCCGTCTCTAGACAGAGTCTTATCGATCATTTCGACATGCCGGTCCTCCGCAACCATCGTCATCGCCCACTCAATTAACCCTACTTCCCTCCCATTCTCCATCTTCACCGGCCAATTCGGCCGCCGCCCCGTCGCAACCTCTAGCATTAATATCCCAAAGCTATACACATCGGCCTTTAATGTCGCCAGAGTGACGCCGGCTTTATACTCCGGCGGCATGTACCCCATCGTTCCGGCGACTTGGGTTGACACGTGTGAAGAAAATGCGTTGACCCTTCTAGCCAATCCAAAATCGGCTATGTGTGCCTCAAATTCTGAGTCCAATAACACATTACTCGCCTTGATATCTCTATGGATGATTGGGGTTTCTAAACCGTGTAGGAATGAGAGGCCTAGGGCTACACCCTTTATGATCTTGATCCTCGTTTCCCAATTTAACGGCCATGACATGTCATCCACAACAGGTGACGTGTCTTGAAGCCATTGGTCAAGGCTTCCCCTCTCGATAAACTCATATATTAAGATCCGGTCATCGCCGGAAACACAGTAGCCAAGGATCTTAACGAGGTTGCGGTGACGAATCTTACCTAGGGTTTCCATCTCGGCGTGGAATTCACGGCTTCCTTGGAAAGCATCTTCGCTTAGCTTCTTGACGGCGACGGTGACGCAGTCGGAGCCGTTGGAAAGCCGAGCTTTGTAGACCAGGCCGAAGCTACCGTCTCCGATGATTCCGTCGCTGGCGAAATTACGAGTGGCGACCATGAGATCAGTCATGGAGATCTGATTGAGGGAAGGATCGAACGATGCGCTTTCATCGATGTGGAAGGAAGAGGTAAGATTATTAGGTTCTGGTCTGGTACGGCTTCGGGTTTGGGTTTTTGGCTTTGTGTTTAATTTGCAAACGAAGAAGATTAGGGCAAAAGTTAGGGTTACAACGACGAAGCTCGCAGAGGCTGCAAGTAAGGCCGCAACAGTGGATTCCATGAGTGAGACACAGGATTGGGCTGGGGGTGAGAAAGTGGGGAAAGTGAGAGGAGAAGTTAGAAATTAGGGAGATTTTAGttggatttttagggtttactTGCGAGAGACGTTGAAGAAAAATTGAGCAAACGTTGTCAGAGGTTTGACTAGACTGTAAGTAAAAAACgaagaagggagaaggaagAGTGGAAGAAAGGGAGCCGCCATTAACGGTGGTTCGAGGAAGGCGGTGTGGGCTTGCAGTGGAAGTGCAGTGGAGTCGTTGGAATAGACTTGGGACGAGTCAATGGTTTTCTATAAAGATAAAGTGTGACAAATGGACAACTttactacccaaaaaaaaaagacatatgGACAACTTCAGAAATTAGAATCGTTGGATTGGAATTTTTCATCTTAGCTTTGTCAGTAGGAATCATCTCAAAACTTAGAAAGGAAAAGATTCTGATCCAATGGATATTACTTTGGGTCTATGAGGAAGTTGGTCCTGAAAATCATTTTCCAAAAAGTCAAGGTGAATTTAATGATACGTTAGATGGACGCATCAAAAGACGAATTATTAACGTAGCTTAGGTAGAAAACTACGTGATCATGTTGGGTATACCCGGAATATTCTTACCCATCTGGATCAGATCCGAATCGGCTTGTATCGGCCTTGGAATTGGTATAAATTAGGTGTTCAGGGTTTTTCATATGACCCGAGTCCGATCAAGAAGACTTGGAATCTGTCTCGGCCGGTTACAATTTGGATAATCAGCTATGGCTGATTCTGATCTGGATCGACTAGATCTGATCCGATTTGTAAAACCTTTTGCTCAATGGATCTACACCGTCCGACTCATTAGAAGTTAGGGGGGAAATTGTCATTTGCTTCAAAACCAATTGGACAAAGTTTCCCTTGATCACACAGTGAGGTTCGATGCGTGATCCTAGGGTCTAAAACGGTGTCTGCCTACCCCCCttacacccacacccacactcacacccaacccaactcaactCCCGTAACCCTAATTGCCACAGTGATGGGATTTCCATTCACTGAGGGTGCAAGGAAACTCGGTTCAAACAAATTTGTCCAATTTGAACAATAAAGTTCATGGATAGTAGGGACCCCCAAAATTAAGGATTAGGATATTAGTGAAACAATATGTAAAAAGCTTTACCCTAAAGAGATAAGGGGAAAATAAGTACATGTTATCAATGTGTATCACATTTGAAAGGAGAGGACTAGTATAGCATCATTGAGGAGTGCACCAATGAATTATGATGGAATAGTCATGCAATGATTATCGTGCCTCTGCCCAGAGGTGTGCTCTCCTTTATGTGGACATAGGACCTCTCGCAAACACAAACAATTGTTCATAAAACTAAAAGTCATCCCATACGAAAAAAAGTTGGATAAAGACAAGAGAGGAAGCTAGCACTTCCCACAAAAAGTGTAGGTGGCCTTTTCATTATGCATTTCCCTCTCACAGTAGCTCTccttataatttattattattattattattattattattatatttatatgtCTCACATTAAATTTACCATTTTGTTCCTGCAATTGCCTTGACTTGGAAAATGCCAATGTAAACGAGCATCGTGTAgatttctttcttaataaaaaataaataataataataataaaaaagccTTAGTCAAACAAATTTAAGCATATGATGAATTCTTATGAGTGAGAGGACCCACACGGTCTTTCCCAACctgcaaatctttttttttcttgggtaggACCGAACCTGCAAATCCCACATGATATAAAAATGTGACATCGCATCTATCTTCACCAAAATTTGTTACATGGTAATCTCCGACCATTGGATAGCGGAGTTCATGTTAactaggaaaaatatttttaaaatgagattttttttttttttgataaatctttaaaatgagattgagaagataaaaaaaaaatagttgttcTTGTAATAGTGGAAGACAAATTTTAAACATCATAAGATAAATTTGAGGAATCCATTtttacataaatttttttaatctaggTCGTTTGTTCCCACTCAAAGTTTCGATTGTGCAGAATATTGATACActaattgaaatatatatatatatatatatctaaaatgcCACATTATTTCAAGATGAGTTACCCGGAATTGAATACAAGATTGGCCTCCGTTGATTTCGGTTTAATTGAAATCATCTAACCCCAGAAATTGAAATTAGGAAGAATCAAAGATTTCAATAGATTTATGATTGTTTAGAGTTTTCTATTCAAATGGCTTGTGAATCATGTTTCGAAGAGATAACTTTCCAttgatattttgttattttattaattaaaaaggGTGgataaatgattaaaaaaaaaaaatgaagatcaaagACTATTCATGATCGATTCTAAAATAGATTATAAGATTTGACCTTAATCAAATTGAGGTTGATCGATTCCAATTAAAATCAGCTTCAATTTCTAAAACTATGATCACTACTAAACATTCTTCCATAATTCTCGATTTTCAAAACCCTATCTTGTCTCACGACAAATTTCATTTTGGATTAAAACGTAAAAGTATGAATTAAGGTTTACATATCCACAAAATTTAAACCTAACTTACTATATCATGTGATAAATTTTGTGCCggcaaaaaataattttccttGTTTCTAATTTGAAAGTAGGTTATTTTCAACCAATAAatcaaaatgaacaaaatgTCAAAGCCATGATAACATGATTATAACATGTATCTATTTttcaaatgaaaataatatagaCTTCATAGAGGAATTCCCCAAATTGACCAAATAGCTCTGGCATATACTTTTGAGTGGAAGAACATAAGTATGATTGAGATTGGGCTCTAATGTAAGTTTAAGAAAGGTTGAAGGTTCGGCCCTCCTATCCCCACGTCAAGTTAGTGATCAGTAATAAGTGTGGCTCAGCATCCCACCATCTAGCCTTTCACGGGTTCTCTATCTGGGCCAATGTGGGTCTTGcatccaaaaagataaaaaagatgaaagaaCAAAAATGTGGTTGAGATTATCTGATGTGCTGCAATTAAATCTACTTTCTCCGAAGTGGGCTCCTggtctctcttttttcctttgttttttcttatcaATGAGGGGAACCAAATTATGAAAGGGTAAAGGTTTTAGTTTACATCACATTCTTGTTTTCTTACGAGTGCTCCCACTTTCCCCAATGCATCTCTATCCCAAATTCGAACGAAACTTGGCGGCTGCCTGGGTTGCAGCTACTAGTACCAGCCAGGGGAATAGAATCTCAAGGGTAGGGGTGGAAAAATTCACTCAACCTATCCCTaagattccattcccttggttGTTACCATGGGGTTGCAACTACTTGGTTGCAACCTAGGCAGCAGCGAAAGTTTTTCCCCTAAATTCCACATTCGAAAGATTTTAAATTTGGAATCCTTGTCAATCGATACCGATTGTAATCAATCCaaaatttttagtactggttCCTCAAATTGAAAATCCAGGATTGtaatcccaaaaaccctaaaatcagtCAATTCGATCaatctaattttaaaatttaatataagAGTTTTAATACTGAAAATTAACCAGTGGTCTATCTTAACTGGATATTATGTCTTTTAAAGTTTTGTTTCTATTAGTTTCTCATGTATTTCACGGGGTATAAACTCTTTTATAGATGTCTTGGCTAAGAAGGCTATGTTTATCATGTATATGACAAATTAGCCATATTCCATTCCTTGGTCCTCTAGATTTTGTAGGTCAGAGACCTTAGGTTGTACACATGATCTATCTCAATAAACTTTCTttctactaaaataaaaaaataaaaaaaaataaaaaaacaaagcgATGTCATCTCAATCTTATGAGCCACTTTCGTGTGTTTTGGATaggttttcaaaatttcagtacCTATTACGCTAATTCATGAAGGGTATGCTAACATTATAAACAACAGTCCCTATATAATCTGGTAAACATGCCATCAGCTCGGCAAGAGGCTACTCTGCACCCTCTCAcacttattttttattatttttcatttaaaaaaataataaaataacacTATAAGGAGAAGTACTATACGCCCTACACTCGGAGAGCCTTTTCCCTTCTTAATTCTCGGAACTAAAAATTTTTctcagtttttgaattttttttcaagttctttCAAAATGGGTTTAAAAATTACTGTTCGTTTTCAGAAGGCAAAATGGAAGATCTTCAGAATATTAAAAGAACAATTTTTTGGGTGCAGACTAATTTCCATATTGTTCGGATAGTTTCCAGGTGAGGGTATTAAAAACCCCTTAGAAGGTTCTTCATTTATTGTCTGATTCTCCAAGTAGAAAAGCTGGAAAAACAAGCAAACAGCTTAGCATTTCTAGGATGTCTCTTCCATGGCTTCTTTGATGAGGCACCATCAAGATCTCATAGGGGTTTAGGTTGACAAGCACATATCCATTAACCACCCAATACATCAAAGTTTCATTACTAGGTTTTTCAATTTAATCTTTTAACCTTTGTATTTATCTCTTCCCTTTCGACATGAAATGATCTCACTACCCTTCTATGTGTAATATTGTTTTGTTACACCACCTTACTAATGTGTTCCCCTATGCTGCTTCCTTAAAGAACCTTCTccctaatttttatttataaaacccGAGAACCACCGTCACCCACCACACACTAGGTAAATCAAATGTTAATAGTCATGGTCAACAAAGGCTTAAAtgtttatttattgaaataaaGATGCGGAGGcaaatgaaaatataataaagatGATGTATGGAGCTCAACTACCTGAGACCCCCAAATAACGGATGAGATGTCAGATTGAGATATAAGTCATTGCCTTAAGAATTGGATCGGTCATTGAACTGAAGAGGGACCAGGTTATCCTTTTACCTGGAATGCCAAATGCTTTAAATCTCGACTTTTCCACCATTGATGTCCCTTGTAAGTAAACTGACTAATTTGTCAAATATTTTAACCCTTCCATCATCTCCTACAGAAATTTAAGCCACCTCTATAGACCTTCCAGGAGTACAAGTGACATGCCAGATGATGGATGAATGGAGGTCAAGTTCTACTTTCAGTTTGAAGCAGCTGGTTTCAATCCATTTCTCAGAAACACTGGTTGCCACATTATCTTAGCTGCCCCTCTCATGTTCTTCAATGTGGGCCTGATTTCATTGTACGAGgaagttcttaaaaaaaaaaatttatgctaAACCACATCCACTGCACCCTCCATTGGACATGAATCAAGTGGCTCAACAACAAATTCAGTTGACCGTAGATGACCTTCAAATGCTAAACCATTGCTCATTGCAACAGTGTATTCTTGTTTTCCATTGGTATTAGAGTCATATTTCGAGTGCTCATTATTCAGAATCTTGGAAGTGGATTCAtcatgttagatcaaacacaaagaaatacgaaaataaacagacAAAAGATCTGcacgacacaaagatttaatgaagttcacacaccagtgtggtatgctacgtcctcggacgaagaagaagatgtttcattttgccaaaaaaagaTTACATCCAAGCAGCGGcgaaaaaactcgccctgaaaccctaactcaaaaacccccccaaaatacaatgaatttctcaacaagacaacagtacattatatattccaAGTCATGAGTCGACCCATCGGATCACGGTAGATCTGATCAAACCATACCGGGAGTGTAACCCCCACACCCCATAcgaggcccaagcccggagcctaGCATTGATCTCATAAAACTTCCCATTCGAggtgccaccaaaatatgtccgagcagatcaatcttcaaaacgggtcaagaattcgagataaACTTTATCACATCATCCTCAGAATCATAAAGAGGGATGGATATTCTCGATTGAGTATCTTGTACAAGAAGGTTAAGAAAGGAGAAATGAACAATTTACGAGGATATACAAAACAAATGTTGAACAAaggaagattttttttacttcaaCAGACATGAAGTTTAGAAATCCacactttctttcttcctctactGAATCTCCCATTAATGAGCAATTTCTTAGGGCAAACATAGTCCTAACCATTAAAAGCTCAAGGTTTTGGACACTCCATGTGGTGGCTCAATGAGTGCAACTAGGTTGATTTTAAAGAACACATATAAAAATGTAGATATGAATAAATTGCTTGTTAAGCAGAGGCACCAAGTTACAAGCATACTACTACCATTTCAATATAATGGTTATAAACAAGTCACACTTATGAGTGACAAGGAGACTAGAAGCCTTGTAATCCAGAAAAATAGGACATAGGAAAGAAGCAATGCACCTATGAAGTCAGCTCATATTATGAATGTAACCCATATTGCAATCAATGGTTTGCGAATGGTGCTAGTGTGTTCTCCTATCTGTTGTGGACTTTTGTGTTGTTGTTCTCTTGATCACATTCATTTACAACCTGACTTGAACAGAGTTGAAAGAAATAGTGAAAATGACAATATTGAGAAACAAGGGGAGTTATTGATAACTCAAGAGTCTCAAATAAGAAGCTCACAGCCCAtggttgtggaatgtggatACTATCACCAGACCTTACATCCCAGCTTCGAAATATAAAAACAATTTTCTTAGGCAACACTAAAGGAAATGCCACCTCAGCTCACATTTTACTTGAGCAAACAAAGGATCATCAACGATCCTTGAGAGGAGGTGGCTGAGCTGGAGTCTGTTGCTGATCCTTTGTTTGTTCAAGTAAAGTGTGAGCTGAGGTGGCATTTCCTTTAAACACCACCTGGTAACTAGTTTGGACAAAGCTCCATTGTCCTATTGTACTCACAATTATTTATGATGGAAGAAATCCAACAAGCTTGACATTATGCATGTCACATGGCAATTCATCTGGTAGGCATAGTTTTCATGGCATACCCAAGGCGTAGAAGGGGCTGGACGTGAAGAGACACCGACAAGGCGTTTAAGGCAACCCTAGTTATCAAGGCACACACCTAGGCGATGTCTTGACAACTATATATGTTTCACATAAAagctatcaaaaaaaaaaaatcttccaacCTCCAATGTTTAACATAAACAAAAATGATACCCACATTCAGACATAGGAGGCAAAGATGTAcataaacaaagagaaaaaaagggcaaaCCCCAAAGTAAACAAAATGGTAGGCTCAATAGGTCAAAACACTCCAAATTTTAAACAAAGTTAACAAAATTAAAACCTACCCAAGTCTTAGACTGTAGCgacccccctcccctccccataaaaaatcaaattcagggTAACCCAATTCAATACAGTTAAATCGAACAATCACACCAGTAACAACCTCCATTACATATACAAAGATAATGAAAATCAACAAAcaatatataaactcaaatacTTACATTGTTCCATTTCCAAACTTGGTAGACTTTGTTAGCCATGACAAATTGCTCCAGCTACACCTGAAAAAGAATCTAATATTTGGAGCCTAGGGGGGTTCATCTTCTTACCATCTAAATCGCTGGGAGGGAAGTTGAAacttaaaaatattaataataataataaattaaatttaaaaaaaaaaaagaagaagaagaaaaaaagatctAGGTTGCAGAATGTACAGTCGATTTAAGTGGTGGGTCATCAGGTTTCGCACTTTCTCTatagttttctctctctctctctctctctctctctctctctctttaattttccctttccctttgttttttattccaCACACTACAGAATGTTTTAAGCCAAAACTTCCAGGAGCTATAGGTGGGAAAAAAACTGACTAAACAAAGGGCGCGTTTGGTAATTggcttctttccctcttttacCCTGGTCAATGTAGGGTACTTTGATAATTGATGACCTATGACCACGAGTGAGTCGCATCTTGACAACTCCAGCATAGAGTCTACAGACAGGGAccttaaaaaaaagagaaatcgtTTGGGTGTAACTCTCAACTCAACCATTGGTTTCTCCTACGGTCACACAATACTTGAGGTATGACCTTCATGGTTAAAGTTGTCAATTTGGGGATTATCCGACTAAAACTTGGTATCGGATCATCTCATTAATAAATGAGAGGGTATTGAGATCTGATTTAATATCAAATAATAAATCGGACAATATGATTGTAAGGCGAGATTTCCAATGATACCAATTAGATATTGAaagaaatcagaaccattgTTACTGTTTCCAAAGGTATATATTCCATGTGTCTTGTGTTCATGTTTTATGACTATTGGTCATCATTAGTTCTTAGTTATTATTTGAGAAACTTACATCTGATCTTAGAGAGTTTGAAAGAGtaataaaactataaaatacATCATAGGTTTGTATTTCAAGTTGCTTTTTAAAGTAAGGGCTGGCATTTTAGATCTAAtgataatgaattttttttttttttgtatgaatgATTATGAAAACATTTACAACACTAATGAAACCATCTCCCTAAGAATCATCGAAATTCTTATCCCTTGTATAAAATGGCAAACCATTTACAAACCGGTACTGTCCCATCTTGTTAATAATTTTGACCTGACCCATGTTTTGGTCTTGTTAACTAAATAAGACAATTATAGGGTTGACACATTTGGTACAGATATTGGTATGAATGGCTAGATTTGCCAGAACACTAGAATtggaaatagataaaaaaaaaaaaaaaaaaatcattgatcattagttttttaggatttttaatATATATGCCTCATAGATTCATTTACAATAGGTgagtttcatttatttttctaattagATTAATGAAAAACACGATATCAAATTCAACAAATAAAtagaagctctgataccaaactaTTCATTAAGGATCGCATTTGttcaacatttttattttaaaaaatgcacttagccaataacaaatatatatatatatatataaaataaaatagtataatataatatatgttATGGATATAAAGTTAGATAAACTAAatgaatcaataaaaaaattaggtaaTAGTACAGTTTATTTCAATGACTATTTTTATGACATATCTTTAGATTTTTTGAGAATCAAACTACATCATataattgattttttgtttcatCTTTTAAACCTATATTtccaatattttttaatttctaaggtgactcatttaatttatatagCTTATCATCTATAACATATAATTAAAACTCCAAGTAATTTCGAtaattttatctattttctaaATCACGTATGTACAAAAGAAGTCAACAGGATGTAAGTTCTTGGTATAAATTATAAAGTTGTATTGTAATATTTATGTAATACTTATCCACACAAA
This genomic stretch from Macadamia integrifolia cultivar HAES 741 chromosome 2, SCU_Mint_v3, whole genome shotgun sequence harbors:
- the LOC122092713 gene encoding phytosulfokine receptor 2 is translated as MESTVAALLAASASFVVVTLTFALIFFVCKLNTKPKTQTRSRTRPEPNNLTSSFHIDESASFDPSLNQISMTDLMVATRNFASDGIIGDGSFGLVYKARLSNGSDCVTVAVKKLSEDAFQGSREFHAEMETLGKIRHRNLVKILGYCVSGDDRILIYEFIERGSLDQWLQDTSPVVDDMSWPLNWETRIKIIKGVALGLSFLHGLETPIIHRDIKASNVLLDSEFEAHIADFGLARRVNAFSSHVSTQVAGTMGYMPPEYKAGVTLATLKADVYSFGILMLEVATGRRPNWPVKMENGREVGLIEWAMTMVAEDRHVEMIDKTLSRDGLKVEEVKEFLRIACLCGSEMSRERPSMGEVVTMLDSICDQCDENKDKEVQEHSIKIDSATTEENIS